The Sediminicola sp. YIK13 genomic sequence TTGTTGAGCTATGTATCCGGGATTGGACCAAAACTCGCAGAAAATATTGTCGCCTACAGAAATGAAAATGGACCGTTCCCGAGCAGGGCCGCCATAAAAAAGGTGCCGCGATTAGGGGAAAAGGCCTTTGAACAGGGAGCCGCCTTTCTGCGCATCAAAAACGCAAAAAATCCGTTGGATGATTCGGCCGTGCACCCAGAGAGTTACGCCATCGTGCAACAAATGACCAAGGACAAGGGGGTGGCCATATCGGACCTCATCGGTAACAAAAAAGAACTACAGACCATTGACTTAAATGCCTACACAACCGACACCATAGGCTTGCCCACACTTAAAGACATCATCCAAGAACTCGAAAAGCCTGGATTGGACCTGCGTGAAAAGGCCAAGGTATTCACCTTCAACCAGAATATAAAAACCATAACCGATGTAAGGGAAGGACAGTTGTTACCTGGAATCGTAAATAACATAACTAATTTTGGGTGCTTCGTGGATGTAGGAATCAAAGAAAGCGGCCTTATCCATATCTCCAACTTATCCGATACTTTTGTGAAAGATGTCAACGAACACGTAAGTCTACACCAACAGGTTATCGTTAAGGTATTGGAGGTGGATGTTGCCCGTAAAAGAATACAATTGGCATTGCACAAATAACTATTATAGTATTCCTTCGTTTTACCATATGTTTAAAATAGCACATCATCCAATTTATACCCATCCCCTTCCAAAAGGACATCGGTTCCCTATGGAGAAATATGAACTTCTGCCCCAACAATTGATTCTGGAAGGCACCTGTTCCCCCTCAGATTTCTTTGAACCCGATATTCCCAATGACAAATATATAGTGGCTGTTCATGATCCAGATTATTTTTATGACCTGCTCAATATGAAAATCCCCCCAAGGGAAGCCAGGAAAATAGGGTTTCCGGTGAATGAAGACCTTGTGTTACGGGAGCAGATCATAGCAGACGGAACCATGAAGGGAAGTGAGTATGCCTTAGCGCATGGTATTGCCATGAATATTGCCGGAGGAACGCATCACGCCTATACGGATCGCGGAGAAGCATTTTGTATGCTCAACGATCAGGCTATCGGTGCCCGCTATCTACAGGCCAAGGGCCTGGCAAAAAAAATATTGATTGTGGACTTGGACGTGCACCAAGGGAATGGAACCGCAGAAATTTTCAAGGATGACCCATCTGTCTTTACCTTTTCCATGCACGGGGAAGGAAATTATCCTTTTCGCAAAGAAAAATCCGACTTGGATATCGCCCTGAAGAAAGGTATAAAGGACAAAGAATATTTATCCCTATTGAAGGACATCCTACCCAAATTGATCAAAGATGTTAAGCCCGATTTTATCTTTTACCTATGCGGGGTTGATATTCTTGAAACGGACAAATTGGGCACCTTGGCACTTACTTTGGAAGGATGTAAAAAACGGGACCTTTTTGTTTTAGAAACCTGTAAAAAAAATCAGATTGCTGTTCAGTGTTCCATGGGGGGTGGGTATTCTCCCGACCTTAAAATTATCCTTGAAGCCCATGCGAACACTTTTCGTGTGGCAAAAGAACTGTACTTTTAAACTAAAAAGAAGCTTTTGAGTATGAAGAATATTTTTATTTTGACCTTATTTCTGTCCTCCTTGCATCTGATCGGACAAGAGATGGATACCTCTTCCGAAGAAAGGAGATGGAACATGTTCACCTATGATATGGGCACTATCATTAAAGGAATAGGGCATTCTTATTCTAGACCACTACATTGGGAAGGAAGACAGTGGCTTACCTTTGGTAGTGTAGTTGGAGGAACGGGAGCATTGTACCTTATTGATGACGATACCTCAAGATTTTTTAGGGATCGCCAGCAAGATGTTCCCAAATTCTTAAGGGAATATGGCGAATTCTACGGCAATCCAGAAAACAATTATATGGCCACAGCGGGAGTTTATCTTACAGGATTGGCGCTGAAAAATGAAAAGCTGAGAAGAACAGGGGTTTTACTGATTGCTTCGGCATCCTCTTCAGGGCTATTGCAACAGGTATTAAAATCTGTAGTAGGGAGAGCACGTCCTGTAGCCGACTTGGGCAAGGATACCTTTGACCCATTTAACTCTAGTAGAAATTTCCATTCTTTCCCTTCAGGACACACCATGCTGGCCTTTACCAATGCCTATGCCATTGCCAAGCAATTTAAGAGCCCTTGGATTAAGGCAGGAATATATTCCGTAGGACTTATCCCTGGAATCTCCAGAATCTGGGACGGACAACATTGGCTTAGTGATGTAGCCGTAAGTGTGGCCATCAGTATTTTTACGGTAGAATCCATAGACCGCTATTTAGACTCCAAATATGATGAAAAATACAACGACCAAACAAAGGATATCAGTTGGGACCTTAATTTTGGTCCAGGAACAATGGGCGTTACCCTACGCTTTTAAGGCAAATTTTAACACTACTCCTTATTTGGATTGATTCAAAATAAGTAATTTTGTCTTTCATTGATCAAGCAAAACAGATTGGGAAAAAGCAAGACCGAAAAGGAAGAAAAAAAACGAAAGAAAGCGCTAAAAAAAGAGCAAAAAGCCCTTCTTAAAGCTTTGGCACCAAAAGGTTGCAAAACCAAATGTTGCGAAAAATATAAAAAGTCAGAGGACAAAAGATGTAAGCGCTGCCCCTGTTTTGATTTAATAAAAGAACGGGCGGCATAAAAACAAAAACACCGCCAATTGACGGTGTTTTTTCTTCTTTTCTTTTTCTTTACAATCCAATTCCCAATCGGACCCTGGGTGCACCAACCCTAACTCCTGTGCTAATAGTACTCCTTCTGGGGGAACTCCTATAATACCTCGGGGAACTATAGTAATGGTCGGCATAATAGTAGAAGTGTGCACTATGGTGATGGTGGTGGCAATGCTCGGCATGCTCTTCATAGGCATCCCTTTTGCCTTTCATATAGGCCTTATAGGCCTTTTTATCCCTTTTCTTTAATCCTTTCTCATAGGCCTGTTGGTCTTCCCAAAATTCTTCCGCCTCTTCTTCATTCTCCGCTCTCAATTCTTGTTCATACTGGGCATCCTGTTGAGCCCTTTGCTCATAATAGGACAATTTTTGTTCCTCATTTACTTCTCCTTGCTGCGCAAAGGTGGAAAATGAACCTATGAACAATCCTATGGCCAATAACGTCTGTATCTGTTTCATATCAAAAAATTAAAATTCTTCTTTATTAATATTGTGCTTCTATTAGAATAACAACCAACAAAGAAAAAACCCTACTTGAAAAAACCATAGCGATTTATCTTTTTTAACTAGATAACTAAATTACTATCTTAGTGAATTCAACTTTTAACAAACCAATATCCATGAAAAAAAGTTTACCATTCCTAGTAGTGCTTTTTATGCTACAGGGCATCATCGCCTTTGCCCAGACCACACAAGAAATTGTCGATAAAATAGTAAAAGAGGCCAATGAAAATTCTCAATTGGAGCCTTTGGCCCATGAACTTATGGATGTCATCGGCCCTCGTTTGGTGGGTACCCCACAAATGAAAAAAGCCCATGATTGGGCAGTTCAAAAATACGCCCAATGGGGCATTGCCGCCGAAAATGAAAAATGGGGGCAATGGCGCGGATGGGAACGCGGTATTACCCATGTAGATCTTGTTTCCCCAAGGGTAGTGAGCCTAAGTGGCATGCAATTGGCCTGGAGTCCAAGTACCCCAAAGAAAGGCCTTACTGCAGGCATGATGATTATTCCTGATGTAGCCGACTCGTTGGCCTTTCAAAAATGGTTGCCCAATGTGAAGGGAAAATTTGTAATGGTCTCCATGATGGAGCCTACCGGTAGGCCCGATTATAATTGGAAAGAGTATGCTACTGAGGAGTCTTTTGAAAAAATGAAGCA encodes the following:
- a CDS encoding histone deacetylase family protein, yielding MFKIAHHPIYTHPLPKGHRFPMEKYELLPQQLILEGTCSPSDFFEPDIPNDKYIVAVHDPDYFYDLLNMKIPPREARKIGFPVNEDLVLREQIIADGTMKGSEYALAHGIAMNIAGGTHHAYTDRGEAFCMLNDQAIGARYLQAKGLAKKILIVDLDVHQGNGTAEIFKDDPSVFTFSMHGEGNYPFRKEKSDLDIALKKGIKDKEYLSLLKDILPKLIKDVKPDFIFYLCGVDILETDKLGTLALTLEGCKKRDLFVLETCKKNQIAVQCSMGGGYSPDLKIILEAHANTFRVAKELYF
- a CDS encoding phosphatase PAP2 family protein, whose amino-acid sequence is MKNIFILTLFLSSLHLIGQEMDTSSEERRWNMFTYDMGTIIKGIGHSYSRPLHWEGRQWLTFGSVVGGTGALYLIDDDTSRFFRDRQQDVPKFLREYGEFYGNPENNYMATAGVYLTGLALKNEKLRRTGVLLIASASSSGLLQQVLKSVVGRARPVADLGKDTFDPFNSSRNFHSFPSGHTMLAFTNAYAIAKQFKSPWIKAGIYSVGLIPGISRIWDGQHWLSDVAVSVAISIFTVESIDRYLDSKYDEKYNDQTKDISWDLNFGPGTMGVTLRF